One Parasteatoda tepidariorum isolate YZ-2023 chromosome 1, CAS_Ptep_4.0, whole genome shotgun sequence genomic window, CATTTATACTCAAAACACCACCCATAGCATGGAGATATGCGATAATTTTGCATGCAGTAAGAATGCTCCATAGGtgctttagttttaaatattatttttttgacttttaaaagcTATAAGCATATATTTACGAAGCATTAATTTGAAGTTCCATGGTTACTCGTCATTGGTTAAGccatatgtttatatttaaaaaaattattatttgtgcagtgtttataagtttttatcttGGTTTCATCTTGCCAAGGTTTTTATAATGAGTATTATTAGTGCAATAAGTGtcgtaaaacttatttaattgagAGAAGACTTATGCGCAGTGTGCGCTATGAAACTTTCTCTTagattatgtaaaataaaataaaaagataacaatTATCAACAGGACAGTTCTGTGCATAAAAATTGTTCGAATATGCATTACCGTTGTGGATTCATGCTGAGCatataaaaacactttaactttaaattgcttttaaaattatcctgtGGTTGATTGTGGTGGAAGTGATAATACAGACATGCAAGAAagccatttaaataaacatcctaaaacaaaattccttcaatgttataaatgttaaaaaaaatatttatacgacAAATCCCCTTTTAATAAGCATACCAGAAGAAGAAGTTGTTAGCATTTGCTATGTGCGATAAAACATTTCCAAATAAAAGTAGTTCATATAAACAAGATATTGTAATTTCAAAGGAGAAGTCTTATTCATGTAGTGTATGTGATAAAGCATTCACTCGGAAAACTAGATTAAATAAGCACTATCTTGTTCACACTGGAGAAAAACCTTATTCGTGCAGtgtatgttttaaaacattcagaTTGAAAAGCAATTTAACTGTTCACAACTATGTTCATATTGGTAAGAAGCCATATTCATGCAGTGtatgttttaaacaattcaGTTTGAAAAGAAGTTTAACTAGCCATTCTCTTGTCCATACTGTTGAGAGGCCTTATTCATGCAGTGTAtgtaataaaacattcaaatcAAAAAGTTGTTTAACTAGTCATGGTCTTGTTCATACTGGTAAGAAAACTTATTCATGCACTGTATGTGATAAAGCCTTCACCCGTAAAAGACATTTAGATGGTCACTATCTTATTCATACTGGAGAGAAGCCCTATTCATGCAGTGtatgtaataaaacatttgtaaacAAACAGAATTTAACTGAGCACTATCTCCTACAcactggtgagaagccttattcatGCAGTGTATGTAACAAAACATTCAGTAACAGAACCACTTTAGCTAGACACTCTTTTGTTCATAGTGAAGATAGGCCATTTTCATGCAGTGtgtgtaataaaacatttaaaattaaattccgaTTGAATGAACACTGTTTAGTTCATACCAAAGAGAAGCCTTATTCATGCAGTGTGTGTggt contains:
- the LOC107444957 gene encoding zinc finger protein 708; translation: MCDKTFPNKSSSYKQDIVISKEKSYSCSVCDKAFTRKTRLNKHYLVHTGEKPYSCSVCFKTFRLKSNLTVHNYVHIGKKPYSCSVCFKQFSLKRSLTSHSLVHTVERPYSCSVCNKTFKSKSCLTSHGLVHTGKKTYSCTVCDKAFTRKRHLDGHYLIHTGEKPYSCSVCNKTFVNKQNLTEHYLLHTGEKPYSCSVCNKTFSNRTTLARHSFVHSEDRPFSCSVCNKTFKIKFRLNEHCLVHTKEKPYSCSVCGKTFKIKSYLMTHSIVHTGEKPYSCNVCNKTFTQRGNLRTHSFIHTGERPYSCSVCDKTFAQSASLKYHSRVHTGEKSYSCEVSD